TCGTTTGGTTATTAAGCATTAATTGTacgagttttatttattattacctctaatggctactttttttttctgtgcttTAGACTCATTTGTTAggaacttgttaacaatttggtACTGTGTAAATTGTGAAAATTTAGAAAACCTTCTATAACTATCTCActtgttaaatgattttaataacaattgCAAAAACCCATGAATAACAGTTAATCTATATAAATCtcatccaaaacaaacaagcacttttTGAGAGATTTGTAAAAACCAAAATTGCATTGTAATTTGGCCTGCATTGTATCTGATCTTTCTTAAAAGATATAATTCCAACTACAAAAATTCTATTAACCCACTTTTCCTTCCACTTGTCACCAACACTAAAAAAGACTGAATAcctggatcatgtagaaaacttattccGAGATATTTACACAAATCAAACGATGGTAAAGAAActtactttcaatattttaaaagtctCAGACTAAAGCTGTGAACAAAAACTCCttggagagaaaaaaaattatagatttcTTGTAGAAAATAGTCCTTTCTCTATGGACTACAGCAAGTCTGACTTTACAAGCTTTGTTATATTAGTTCCTAAAATAACACAAGTGCTTTGCataatgttaaaactaattttCCACCTTTGCTATCTGGCAAAAATTTAGTAAATTGAAAACCCGAACAGGTTAAGAAGTACCcactgtataataaataaacaagatgGAAACTGTGCTTTCCGTAGGTGCTagaaattactgttgttttttttaactcaatttgatgaaaactaaaagaaacaatTCTTCATTTACTCTTAACATTATGTATAAACAGAATACTGACAAGGATACACACTAAACTCTATAGTAGTAAAATGTGAAACATCCACTTTACTTAGAATCTATTATATACACATGTATCAGTACACCTACTGCAGCCCACTTTAGGCCTAAAAATCTGAGTTCATATTATATCCCAGCTTTCAATGTTACAACAAagttaataacaagaaaatagaTACAATCCTATGAAAGTTGTAAAGGCCAGATAAACAGCACTAATTTGaaagtaatataacaatatatgcACTAAATCCAAAATGAAACATATTACAGTAAGGATTAGCCTAGAGTGAAGAGTAATATAATCATTCAGCACTATGGTAAGAACTAACAAACAGTGCTAGCTTGTGGATCAGTGTGATTAACTAGCATTAGAGTGAGGACTAACCTGACCAAGAGTAGAGTTAAGATTAATGTTTAACATTGCCACAGTGAGGATTACTCCGATTAGACAGTGCTAAATTGAGGACTAGTCTAAACAGCACTAGCATAAGGACTAGTTAATTATAATCAATACAATAATGAGTAACTAAACAGTGCTAGTGTGAGGACCAGTATAATTAAACAGCACTAGGATGTGGAGTAATTAAACAGCACTACAATGAGAACTAGTCTAATTAAACAGCACTACAATGAGGACTAGTCAAACTGAGACTGCCAATCTTTCTTGTTAAAATAACTGTTCTTCAGTGACACTTGCACATGGGTGATCTGGTGTATGAAATCAGCAATGACCTTTTTACTTCTTGCATAGAATGCcaataattttatacatatagtGTTTCAGAGATATTTAACTTGAAATCCTACTAATTACAGACAAACATTAATCTTATCACGCAACGTACAACTCCATGTTAAATAAAGAACTTACATTGTAATATTCAAATCCTGTACGATTTTTCTTTAGTTCCACAAACTTTGCAATCACAGAAAACAGCCCATGGGATATGGACTTGAAGTACTTGTGAAAATCATACTTCACTGCTAAGGAGGCAAAGAAGGTGTTGTTCACCAGGGCAGATCGAAGATCCGTCAGAGTGCCAGGAGTATGTTTTTGATGATCTTCGTACAAGTGTCGGGTTATAAGATAGTCGAGAACAGCATCTCCCAGAAACTCTAACCTCTGGTAACAGTCAGTAAGTTTATTGTAATGGTAGGAGGCATGAGTGAAAGCTTGCAACAGGTAAGACTTATCTTTAAAAAACATATCCAATCTTTTCTTCAAACAAGTCATAACCATCTGTCAATACTCTCAGTTTCTCATCCCTCCCTGGAACATGAGTAAGAAGAGGTGATTCTGGAGGTTTGAGTACTCCATATTTTGGGATGGAGTCAACATCGTCTTCACCTTTCGGAAGCTCTGGAAGCACTCTGAGACCAAGCCAAGACATGAAAAGCAGTGCAGCTTGAGGTCCGCACGACACAAGATATGCACCAATTAATGCTTCAACCCCATCTGCGATACTCTTGTCCGGAATGCTCTGCTGAGTAAGCAAGTTGTAAGGAATGTAATCTTCAACATCTGATGGAACAGTTGTGGTGTTCTCAAACGTCTTCTTGTTTTCAAGTACACTTTCACATATCTGCTCTTCAGTCATCTGAGTAAGATCTTTCAGAGTTGCAATATTCAGGTTTCCTGTCATCATGCCTGCATCAATCAATGCTTTTTCTAAACCCTTTGGCACACTGTAACAAGGTGACAACCAGTTGTCATTAGGTTCAAATTTAGTGGCAATCATTAACTCCCCTAAACCTTTTCGTTTTCCCAGTCTGTACAAGTTCAGGTTGCTTATTTGTTTACTTCTCAGAAAGGAAAGCTTTCCTTCATGAATATTTGGATACCTACAGAATAAATAGGCAGTTATTGCATATTTTAAGAAGGAATCACCAACAGTTTCCAACCTTTCCAAATTAATCCCATCATTTGCATTTGACATGGTTAAACCCTGCAGAATGATGCTTGGACTGGGCCCTGGATGATTTTGCAAGTCTTCATCAAAGTGGACACGGAAGACATTTGATTCTTGAACTGCAAGATTTTCTCGATCGGGTAACAGCTCACCAAATGGAAGGTTTTGACTGTTATTCTGAGTTGCACTGGGACTATTGTATTCACTGATTTTGAAGGATAATGATGGTATTTCCTTTTCTGGAGGTTCTCTGTTAAATTTTTCTGCATTTCCTTCTATCAAAGCttgatttatcattttgtaaagtTTGCCAAAGTTATCAGTGCAACAGTTTTCTTCATTCACATCAGGATCTTCAAGAACAGACAATCCATCTTTCCTCTCACTTAACTCCACAGTAATATCTTGATTTTTAGGTTCCTCCTCCTCATCTTCCATTTCTTCTTCTGGTTGAGTCTCCTCCACCTCCCAGTTTACAAACAAAGAATCTGATCTGTTCTGTAATAACTGCCAAGCACTATCTGAAGACTTAGAAGTATTAGAATGATCAGAATAAACTTTTTCAAATGATGAAAAATCTTCCATTCTTTCATTACCTTCTAATACGTCAATTTCAGATTCATCAAACAAAGAGTCTTCATCCATGCTGTCCCAGAGTTCGTTTTCTCTACACAATTCCAAATCACACGATAATCCTTTCAAATTAAACATGCCAGGTGCTGAAATCCTGCCCAAACCTGGAATATTTAGATAAGTTACTTCTCCTTCTTCAATTTCTGTATCCCATTCTGCATCCCAGGCAGATCCTTCAAAAGTGCTGGGGGAACCATAACGAATTCTGTGTGATCCATCTGTTATTTCTTCATCAGAGGGTTTTATAGGGGCCCAGTCTCCAATAAAGTTTACATTTCCCATGTTGATGGAAAGCATTTCTTGTTCTGCTAAATCATCATCATCTGGAATGTGGACTTGACTTGGGTCAAAATGATCAATAACAAAATCACCATCTTCCATCTTGGAAGATGAAACTCTGTCATCAGTGATCAGGTTTGAATCTTTATGATCAGAGCCCTTATCGACTTGTTCATTCCTAGCTCCACGTTCCAGGGTTAGAGGTTTCTCAGTTTCTGATGACGTGGGGATAAGCCATCCAAAATCAAGAGTTGACCATTTGAACCCATCTGAAAGGTTACATGATCCCACACCAATTTCTCTAGCTACCCTTACCCTAAGCTGTTCAGCAAGCAATAATGAATTAACACGATAAAGGATACAGGGCAGACAAACGGCTTTTCTCCAAAGTGATGCTGGGAAAGGATGTACTATACACAGCTCTGGAATCAATATCTGTTTCTGTTGCAGGTTCTCACGTTTTGCTTTCTTTGTCTGTTCACTACTCGTGGGAAGTGAATGTCCTTTTCTGTTTAAATACCGAGGTGTAAGAAAGTTCAGGCGAGCAGAAGTATGGTCCACATCAAGTAGCGGTTGGTCAAGATTCATTATTTTGATGTCATACttcttattgtaatatttttcaaaggtTTCAAATTCAGCATCTGGGAAGTCACTCTGTGGAGTTAGCTCCTGACATATTTCAGCAACATAGAAGAACTGTGGTttatccaggtttctataccAAGGCATAACAACTGCATCTCTGTAGTCTTCTATCctaaatttatagttttttctttcttcttctgatATCTTATGTGGAACAACACCCTTCTGTTTGTTAATTATCTCCACAAACTCCCAATCGATACCAAAAACTTCATCACTTCCtataagaaatgtataaaaaataaaaaaacctagAAAACCTACAGTACAACTTTCACAAATTTACTGAATTCAGAAACACCTACTTTAATGAATATTCCATATATGTTCAACATCATCTTCTGAAAATAGCTGCAATCATGTTCCatcaaattaaaaacacacaaaaacatttcacaaattttcATAAGTATTTAAATTCCTAAAATAATGAATCTAAATGTAAACAGCAAAGTGTCTCTAtggatttaaaaaacaatataataataatatcgaACTTTCAGAATAAACAACTCTACTCATCCAAGGtccatataaataatttttgtgcaTTCTTGGACCACACTTTAATAGTTCTAAATAACCCTTTCCTCTAGttcaggggttcttaaccagaggtgcccgcacccctagggggtgcgaggatgcccatgaataattaaagcaaatctatatttttacataagagtatacTTTATATTTCTCCAGGGGGTGcaagaaatgattactgatttgaaaggggtgcaaacactgaaaaaggttaagaaccactgctctagttaAACCAATCTGAAgcatttactaatattttattaaaacaactaaaatccCTTTACATCTTTTCTGTCTACTACCTAAATACCTGGTCACATCAGTGAGGCTAGCCCCTAGACAGCTTGAACTATCACAACAGGACTTTCCCAGCACACCTGACTAGTCTGTGGGTGTTCACTTTTgacattttgataaatatatacaaatgttttataaatggtaAACGTAATATGCAGAAACTTAAGTATCTTTCAAACCTAAATCAGTCCAACAGACGACGCTACATATCAATGAGAGACACACggcagtttataaaaataaattatataccttATACACATATGACAAGAAGCAAGCAAACAagagtattaaaaaaaattataaattttaaaatgacacaAGGATGACATCCTGCTATAAAATGTAGTGAAATAAGGATTAAAATCACCATCGCAGAGTTATGAAATTTAACCCCTACCCTAGTAGTTTTATGTACTTATTATCTGTACACAAAGATTATATTCTATTAATTTGCAGTTGTGGTTTTAGTTCTAGTAAAATCCTTAGATGGACGAACAAATCAGATTGCTTCATTCAGGTATATGGATCACAAGACCAACCCAACTAAAgactaaagataattttaaaatctatccAACTAATATCTCTTTGTGCACTTTTCAttgcataatttattttgttttggatacaTCTTTTAGTAATTATACAAATAACCAACGATCCTtactgtccattaaaatttaacatttttttccctATGTACAGGACTTGACATCGTTATTACTCGGAATacaaatctcaaaaaaaaaaaaaaaaggtttgttttactTACCTTCCAGTTTTCCCATTGTAGTGATCTGCTTAAATATATCTGTAATTATATTCTGCTGAAAGCAAATACCTTATTACAACTGGATACAAATGGCTGGTTAAAGTGTGAGCTGGAGCCTCCATAACTGTTCCTGATgcttgtaaataaattttaaacctgGGTGGTGTGTTCTCTTACAGTAAAGccataatgggctatctctgcaTTACCtagaatcaaacccatgattttagtgttggaagtccaaagacttactgctgtttcaTCATTGGGAGGGACAGAGTTAAACCTGATATGCAGTGTCTCCATGCCCATTTTATTAACTGCTATTTTTTAGTTCTCACAAACTacttgtttttacctttgttcacCGGTGTGATGTAAAATGAAGCATCGGCTTCTTTAGGTTGAAACACCATAGGATACTTGTCGAGACGAAGAACACTGGAAAATGTATAATTGTGGAAGAAAGAGAGATACTCGAGTTCTTTTTCTGAAAACTTTAAATCCGAGTTAACACACTCCAGTTCTACGAGAACTTCTCCTGATCGCGTGAAAACTGGAAAACTGCATATCTGTAAACATAAGATACTTCAAGTTATAATATTCAcaacagaaaacataaaaataagttgGAAAGATTAATTAGAAaagaaatgaacaataaaaacagCTTTTATCTAAAGCCACCAAACATACAACCTCCAAACCTGTTTAAATCTGTTCTGTTTCACATAAAATACAAGCAGCATGAAACTGAAGCTGagtaaaaatatgcatttagtttactttctacagtttaaacatttgattgtttgttttggatattggtGTAAAGATATGCAAGTGCTATCTGCACCACTCACTGCTGATTTGGAAATGAAACACCAGAGCAAAAGTAACTAATCACAAACATCCTTGCTACCAGGCCATgccagaaaaaaaataattattcatactgtTTAATTCACTTAGAATTATAAAATAGCACTActtttttttggtaaaaattaGGATTGGATTTTCACTTTATGATGTATATGAACTTCATGTTAAAACTGAAAAACCTTACTTTTTATCAATGAAACATTTTGATGATATACATGTAACTCTGTACTCTATAGAAACCTTTGTTTTGGTGACttatacatttgttttcactAACATACAAAGCTgtgtaaaaacaaagtaaattttttacacatcaaacaatataaacagatatagtgtaaaattttaatcaaaaatgTATTCTAATGTACTGATTCATcttcaaacattaataaatacttATGGAACtgtttttcataactttaatatGTTACAGTTGGTTTACACATTCTTACATTGGCAGCTGTAAAATATGAAAGAAGTCACCCACCATTTAAAAACTGTTACTGGTAGAAATAATTATGAGAACTGGTGTACCTCTAATTAGAAATTGGTCACCATCTTCGAAACTCCAGTAATAATTATCTAGATGTCTGTTTTCCAGACCTCTTGTGTTGAGATTCATTATTACAGATAACCAATTCATATTCACAATACATAACACTCAAACTACGGTAAAttcattttcaacaactttcataAGAGTAAAATTTCGTGTTATTTTTTAAGACGTAAGGAAGGaggaataatttttaaataacaatgtttactCCAGTCTTGAATTTATCAGAAGCAAATTGAGGTAAAAGATGTTTGTCTAAATTTAACATAATTGAAGCCAAGAAGAGACTCAGATTTcattttaaatcagtttaaaatCCTCCATCTtccagggaaaaaaaaaaaaagacacttatTTAGTGCCCCTTCACAGAATAGTCTTATGTCAACTTGTTCCAAGTTCTGATGATGCACTATTTACTACAGAACATAAACTGGTTATGTCTAGCTAACTTGTTCCAAGTTCTGATGATGCACTATTTACTACAGAACATAAACTGGTTATGTCTAGCTAACTTGTTCCAAGTTCTGATGATGCACTATTTACTACAGAACATAAACTGGTTATGTCTAGCTAACTTGTTCCAAGTTCTGATGATGCACTATTTACTACAGAACATAAACTGGTTATGTCTAGCTAACTTGTTCCAAGTTCTGATGATGCACTATTTACTACATAACATAAACTGGTTATGTCTAGCTAACTTGTTCCAAGTTCTGATGATGCACTATTTACTACAGAACATAAACTGGTTATGTCTAGCTAACTTGTTCCAAGTTCTGATGATGCACTATTTACTACAGAACATAAACTGGTTATGTCTAACTAACTTGTTCCAAGTTCTGATGATGCACTATTTACTACAGAACATAAACTGGTTATGTCTAACTAACTTGTTCCAAGTTCTGATGATGCACTATTTACTACAGAACATAAACTGGTTATGTCTAGCTAACTTGTTCCAAGTTCTGATGATGCACTATTTACTACAGAACATAAACTGGTTATGTCTAGCTAACTTGTTCCAAGTTCTGATGATGCACTATTTACTACAGAACATAAACTGGTTATGTCTAGCTAACTTGTTCCAAGTTCTGATGATGCACTATTTACTACAGAACATAAACTGGTTATGTCTAACTAACTTGTTCCAAGTTCTGATGATGCACTATTTACTACAGAACATAAACTGGTTATGTCTAGCTAACTTGTTCCAAGTTCTGATGATGCACTATTTACTACAGAACATAAACTGGTAGCCTAGTACCCTTTTATGATATACATTTATCCATTATTAATTGTTCATTTCTATAATGCATAACAGTACAactttcttattttgtaaaaCCACTACGGTCAAACAAAACAAGGCCAATGGTGTTGACCATTCAACTTATCCCACAGAAAGAAACCTGCCAAACTGTACACATGATTGAATCTTATTCGAACAAGGGTAAAACGAATTTCTGTGCAAAATTATCATAATGCAATAAACCAAAACTGCAATAAAAACCAAAAAGGTTCTTACAGAAGGCATCTGTTTAGTGGTCAAAATTCCAAACCCTCGAATTGTATCTGCAGGGTCAGGAATGTTTCGTCCTCTAGTATTCTGTTGCTCTGGAATTGGACAAGTCAGTTTCATCTTGAATCTATAGAGAATACAGCTTACTCCAGGAACTGGATAGCTCTTCTGTAGCACATCTGCTacctaaaagtaaaataatggttttaaggTTAACATACTGCACTACATTGTTAAATCTCACAATTCCATactgtttaaaaattaactttttcacACATATAACATAGTTCATATAACATATGAGTGACCCCTGGTTTCTAAACGTTTATTCTTTGAATTTCTGTGCATGGGCTTTATTCTACATGGCATgacaaaagaaacatttgttgacaaatttttaaatatatgaaaaataaaaaccatgCTAAAACATCTTGCAACATTAtagagaatgttttgttttttatttctgaaattcacacaaagctacatgagggctatttgcactagccgtccctaatttatcagtgcaagaccagaaggaaggcagctagtaaccaccacccactgtcaactcttgggctactattttaccaatgaataatggaattgaccgtcacattacaacctCCAAGACTaaaagtttggtgtgatggggattcgaacccgcaactctcacaTTACAAGTCGAGCTCCTCGGCCACCGGGCCATGCTAGGTCCCAGAgagaatgtaaaaaaataatttgtgaacATTCATCAACCTTAAATGTTTATATCACTTGAAaccttaaaattaaacaatgcatACTGAGAGGacaaacaataacattaacaaaGGCGAACTGTGCATCATACTATGTACCTTTTTATAATAGAACTGCCTTCTTTTCGTTGTGCCTGGTCTTGCTGAGCCAGGAGCAACGTGCTCTTCATCATCTTCTAGAAGTTCATCAAATTTTATTCCCTCCTTACCAACAGGAAGAAGATTATCATCAAGTTCTcctgaaaatataaacatcaatataATATATCAACTTTCTTCATTTTCAGACAGATGAAtgattttcattttcttcattcAAGAATCCTTACCTTGGTTGGCTCTTAGGTGTTTTAGAAATGCAACAAAAAATGTCATGTTACTTGTATAACACAGATCATTGCTACCAATTAGTGGAATATGCTAAGTGATAGCATTCCACTAatccagcacagatagcccttgtacagctttgtggaaaattcaaaacaaaccaaaacaattcaTTAATCCACAGTTCTTGCATAATTGCTGCAATATATATCCAGCAATTATGCAAGAACTGTGATTAATGgattgtttttatatagaaacagaacacatatagccaactgtgtagctttatgctgaaTATTAATCAATCttagataattaaaaactgtgaTTCATATAATATAATTTGGATTACTTGGTTATCGCCATAAGACTAATCAATTAAGTTGAACAAACATGGATTgattaaatacaatgaaattcataACAGCAACATTTTAGTTACTTGGTAGTTGAGAGAACCAAGTAATAACTGGAAGAGTTCATTATTTTCATGGCATtaacacatttaatataaattgtttttacttgATACAAACAAATACCCACAAGTAATCAATTTTACCACACACCTCTGTTATAGATAAAATGTATCTGAATCAAACATTAAATTCTGAGTGTtgtatagaaacaaacacaaataataataataatacccaTCATTAGCCAAGATTCACATATATCAAGTTTTTAATACATGTGAAACATCCAAAACACATTTAGTCATGTGTGTTTGTGCATATAAGGATTTTTTATTTGTTCccttgtttaataaaatattttcttcagcaAAACAAGAACATTACATTAGAgattatataatttcatttactaAAACATTTCACGAAAATTAACTCATGAAACTATAAGAGTTGTTTTAACTTTGTACCAGTTGAGAAATTCATTAGAAATAACTTCTCAGAGTTCAGCAGTATTTAAAATACTATGAATAGAGATcccttatatttatataaaaaatagagATCTAATAAATAGCAGTATTTCTGTAgctttttcaaaacatattttctgataacaaaactgaatttcTTAAAGATTCCTTACATTTcagtaatttattgaaaattatttaaaaaataaaagcaggaATGGATGAGCTGCTCATGTACTGTGTTAAGATACTTATAGACATATGtgtatgtttcagttatttaaaaaaaaattaagtaaaaaaagtcATACAGCAAGACCTTTCACTTCTTTCTTTCATCAACTATTTCACTgaagaattttgttttagtttactgaaatatttggGTTTTCCCATCTACCAAGTTATCCCCTTTAGCATAATAAATTTAGCTTTACCATAAAGGCCTAACACTAAATTCAAGTATGATTGTCATTATACTTTTTAAGCCTAAAGATATTTCTTGCTTGATCAGATATTTtgcacaaatataaaattattacaaggattgttattttaacaaaaataaaatta
This genomic window from Tachypleus tridentatus isolate NWPU-2018 chromosome 10, ASM421037v1, whole genome shotgun sequence contains:
- the LOC143231113 gene encoding LOW QUALITY PROTEIN: endoribonuclease Dicer-like (The sequence of the model RefSeq protein was modified relative to this genomic sequence to represent the inferred CDS: deleted 1 base in 1 codon); translated protein: MDNKASEAVPSKYRRYFHTENVHTKTFTPREYQVELLDAARQRNTIACLGTGTGKTFIAVMLIKELAHEVRKPYDEGGKRTFFVVPTVPLVLQQKEKIQDYTDLAIGFFFGDVKVDLWCAEDWKTNFRKYNVLVMTPDILKTILFHGFLPLSKINLLIIDECHRAVKNHSYREIMLCFDMYPQESQPRVLGLTASILNNKCKPNQLESKIKNLELTLRSKAETASDLTYLTKYGNKPKEEVVVYKPFKFSQDNEMLGLLEHALSFIVGANISIRDEFTDLPHPCCMPTRYLNEICNVIVNLGPWCGKKAAEIYIAEIDNKIEHLCSDDHRNFLIMTRTVLEVVSRQCEGTCIGSDGKKLDVLESAPHKLRKLLEILSRYQLTSKADCDSDRTNNVSGLETVNKSTDEPEYLCGIIFVRQRSIAHLLSMWLAEVSRLYPEYSFIVPDFVTGHNMVKMYEADSMAVCRQGEILKRFRDRECNLLVATAVIEEGMDVPKCNLVVRFDEPPDYRSYIQSKGRARAPNSSFKLMVSSQLKSQFLETLHDFHSIEQLILSKCHGRESPDGEEVDERVVNSVKEPYMPVKKEGSAYVTLSSAISLVNRYCAKLPSDTFTRLTPECQIVEVMADDKSPGNQKYYQGTIYLPINSPLKEPTIGDKMQSKHLAKMAAALETCKRLHEIGELDDNLLPVGKEGIKFDELLEDDEEHVAPGSARPGTTKRRQFYYKKVADVLQKSYPVPGVSCILYRFKMKLTCPIPEQQNTRGRNIPDPADTIRGFGILTTKQMPSICSFPVFTRSGEVLVELECVNSDLKFSEKELEYLSFFHNYTFSSVLRLDKYPMVFQPKEADASFYITPVNKGSDEVFGIDWEFVEIINKQKGVVPHKISEEERKNYKFRIEDYRDAVVMPWYRNLDKPQFFYVAEICQELTPQSDFPDAEFETFEKYYNKKYDIKIMNLDQPLLDVDHTSARLNFLTPRYLNRKGHSLPTSSEQTKKAKRENLQQKQILIPELCIVHPFPASLWRKAVCLPCILYRVNSLLLAEQLRVRVAREIGVGSCNLSDGFKWSTLDFGWLIPTSSETEKPLTLERGARNEQVDKGSDHKDSNLITDDRVSSSKMEDGDFVIDHFDPSQVHIPDDDDLAEQEMLSINMGNVNFIGDWAPIKPSDEEITDGSHRIRYGSPSTFEGSAWDAEWDTEIEEGEVTYLNIPGLGRISAPGMFNLKGLSCDLELCRENELWDSMDEDSLFDESEIDVLEGNERMEDFSSFEKVYSDHSNTSKSSDSAWQLLQNRSDSLFVNWEVEETQPEEEMEDEEEEPKNQDITVELSERKDGLSVLEDPDVNEENCCTDNFGKLYKMINQALIEGNAEKFNREPPEKEIPSLSFKISEYNSPSATQNNSQNLPFGELLPDRENLAVQESNVFRVHFDEDLQNHPGPSPSIILQGLTMSNANDGINLERLETVGDSFLKYAITAYLFCRYPNIHEGKLSFLRSKQISNLNLYRLGKRKGLGELMIATKFEPNDNWLSPCYSVPKGLEKALIDAGMMTGNLNIATLKDLTQMTEEQICESVLENKKTFENTTTVPSDVEDYIPYNLLTQQSIPDKSIADGVEALIGAYLVSCGPQAALLFMSWLGLRVLPELPKGEDDVDSIPKYGVLKPPESPLLTHVPGRDEKLRVLTDGYDLFEEKIGYVFKDKSYLLQAFTHASYHYNKLTDCYQRLEFLGDAVLDYLITRHLYEDHQKHTPGTLTDLRSALVNNTFFASLAVKYDFHKYFKSISHGLFSVIAKFVELKKNRTGFEYYNDYYLEEDECEEAEEVEVPKALGDIFESVAGAIYLDSEMSLDTVWKVYYAMMKPEIEYFSSHVPKSPIRELLELEPQTAKFQRAETTLKGKVRVRVEVFGKGSFVGVGRNKRIAKCTAAKRALRELKKMKKIQEEGR